A window of Bradyrhizobium sp. AZCC 1719 genomic DNA:
GAATCCGTTCCGGTTTGAAGAGCGATCGCCATCCCTCCCGGATTGAGTCCTGCTCCATGTCGGCGGCCTCCCTCCGGACGAACGCGCTGGGAGTTGCCAGCAATAGACAGCCGGGTTATTTTAGATAGCATTTTGTTTCTAAAATAGGCACGTGAGTCAAGACCAAGACCGCAGTCAGGATCGCATCCTGTTTCACCTGAAGACGCGCGGACCGCAGGTCGCCGCCGACGTCGGCTCGCGCCTTGACATGACCCCGGCCGGCGCGCGCCAGCATCTCCTCAAGCTTGAAGCAGCAGGCTTGGTAGAGAGCGAGGACCAACGCGAAGGGCGCGGGCGGCCAAGGAAATACTGGCGGTTGACGCAGCGCGGCCACGAGCGGTTCCCCGACCGTCACTCCGATTTGACCCTGGATTTATTGCAATCCATGCGCGACGTCTTTGGAGACGAGGGCCGGGAAAGGCTGATCGAGCACCGCGAGCGTGCGACCGTCGCCAGCTACCGCAAAGTCGTCGGGGCGCAAGGTTCGCTTCGTCAAAAGCTGGCGGCCCTCGCACGGATTCGAAGCCGTGAAGGCTACATGGCGAGCGTGGCCAAAGACACCCGAGACAGCTTTCTATTGATCGAAAACCACTGCCCGATTTGCGCGGCAGCGACCGCTTGCCAAGGTCTCTGTCGTTCGGAACTTGCGGTCTTCCGCGCGGTACTGGGGACCGACGTGACCGTTGAGCGCATCGATCATATTCTCGCTGGCGCTCGTCGCTGCGCGTACCGGATCACGCGGCGGCAAGCGTCTGGAGGATCGCCCAGACATGGGCCTTGATGGTCGCCTCTTAAACCCGAGCATGGATGGAGCGCATCACCTCGTCGCACATTCAACGCCGCTCACCAGTTCATGGCAGCGCCAACCCGTCTGATCAGTTCGAGGTCGTCAAAGCTTTCGGCCGTGCAGACCGCACCCGCAGCGATCAGATCGTCATGGCCGAGGCTCGTCCGTATTCCAATCGTCGCGATACCGGCCGCCGAAGCGGATTGAACGCCGGACCGGGAATCCTCGAATGCGAGCGACCGGCCGGGCGCGGCGCCGACTGCGCGCAAACCCTCCAGATACGGCATGGGGTGTGGCTTTCCGTGCGCAAGCTCGTCGCCGATTATGACAGCCTTGAACCGATGCATGATGCCAAGTCCCATGAGCATCATTTCGGCGTTGAGCCGGGGCGCGTTCGTCACCGCCACCATGGAAATACCGGTGCGATCCGCGCGGTCAAGTAACCGCATCAGGCCCGGCAATGGCTGAATTTGCCCCGAAGCAAGCTTGCGGAAGGTTTCTTCCTTCTCTGCGATAATGGCCACCTGACGCTCCGGCGAATGGTCCGGCAAAAATCGCTCGCTGATGGAAGCATTGGAAAAACCCATCAGCTCTTTCGAAGCGCGCTCGCGATCGAAAATGTGACCATGAGGACCAAATACCTGGTTGAACGCTTCCAGATGGAGCGCATCCGTATCAGCCAGCGTGCCGTCGATGTCGAACAGCAGCGCCCGTCCCGACCCAGCCATACACGATCACCCCGTCGGCGTGCCCTGGCGCCACTGGCCGCCGGAGATTTTCGCCGCCGCGATCACCGCCTGCGTCCGGCTTTCGACGCCGAGCTTCTGCAGAATCGCCGAGACGTGCGCCTTGATGGTCGCTTCGGAGACGCCGAGCTCATAGGCGATCTGCTTGTTGAGCAGCCCCTCCGACAGCATCATCAGCACCCGCACCTGCTGCGGGGTCAGCGTCACCAGGCGGTCGCGCAGCCGCGTCATGTCGGGGTCGGTGGCCGACGAGAGATCGGTGTCCGGCGGCACCCAGACGTCGCCCTCCATCACCTTCATGATGGCGTCGCGCAGTGTCTCGACGCCGAAGCGCTTGGGGATGAAACCGGAGGCGCCGAAATCGAGCGACCGCCGGATCGTGCCCGCATCGTCGCTCGCCGACACGATCACCACCGGGATCGCCGGATATTGCGCCCGCAGGTAGATCAGCCCTGAGAAGCCCGAAATCCCCGGCATCGTGAGATCGAGCAGGATCAGGTCGACGTCGGAATCCCGCTCGAGCAGCGCGGTGAGTTCATCGAACGTGCCGGCTTCGCTGATGGCGGCCGAAGCCACGACACTGGCAACCGCCTGCCGCAGAGCGTCGCGAAAGAGCGGATGGTCATCGGCGATGACGAGGTGGGTATTGGCAGCAGCGATCATCTGTTCCGGGCGCCGACAAGAGGTCGGGAAAGCATGCAAGTCGTTGCTGATTGACAGCAATTTTATTGTCCACTGTCGGGAAGCGACTTGCAAGGCAACCTTTCCCACGTCGCGCAAAAGCAGTTAATCGGCACCAATTTCCTTCGAATGGTGCAGCGCAAAAAAATGAACAAACTCGGGATTTGCGCCGCGCCGGCCGAGCCACAGGGAACTCGGAGAAAATGCTTCGCTTTCGAAAAGACGCGTTGCGTCAACCCCTGAACAGGAGGTCGCGGCCGAGCTCATCGATGGTGGAGACAGCAGCAAGTGCCGTACGCAGCCGATCTAGGTCGCGGCCCGACAATCGCTTCACGGCAACCGCGTTGGAAGGCCGGATGCCGTGGGCGATGTCCTCAACCTGCTGCGACAGGATGAGATCGAGAAAGGTGCCCTGGGCTTCGCCAAGCGCATCGAGATCGCTCTCGCTGGCCCGAACCCTCGCCTTCACGCCGGCCAGTCGCGCCGACGTCGACCGTTCCATGACGTGATAGCGGATTGCCATTGCGCGCACCCATGCAACGAGACCAAACAGTCCGGCCGCCTTGAGGTCGATACGGCCAGCGACCGTGCGGATCCCGCCGAAAAATTTCAGGCTCGCCGGAACGCTGACGTTCTCGACCAACAGTTTGATAAACGCGACCTGGCCTTCGGCCGCCGCGAAGGCCGCCTGACGCACCGCAACGGCAAGGCCGCCGTCGCCGTGAACCGCCCGCAGGTCGAAGAAGATATCGACGGACAACAAATCGGCGGGACTGGAACGTGTGATCCACTTGTCGACGCGATCCTGCCATGTTGCCACCGAGCCGCGCCAAAGCGCGTTCTTCGCCATGACGCCGCCCTTGCAATAGGGCACCCCGACCTCGTGCAGGATATCGGCGACATGCGTTGCGAGTTCGGCAAACCAGCGATCCTCCTCGCCGTCGGGCTCGCCCTGCGCGAAGATCACGGCGTTGTCCTGATCCATCGCCAACAAGCTCTCGCCGCGTCCGGCCGATCCGAGCACCAGCAGCGCATACTCGCACGGCGGCCCGCCTCGGCCGCTCTCCCGCATGATCCGCTCGGCGATCACCGCGGCCTGGCGAGAAAGAGCGCCCAGTTCGCGGGAAATGACTTCGGCGATATCGCGGCCGGACAATCCTTCCGCCAGAAGCAATTCCGCAACTCGCGGCAACTTCGCCCAGGCCGCCGCCAGCGCATGCGCGTCGGCGGCGGCGTCGATTTCGTCGCCGAGCGATATGGCCTCGCCCGCACGCAGGCGCAGCAGATCGCGAGCCGATAATGCGCCGATCACGCAGCCCTTCTCGTCGATGACGCCGAGATGTCGGGTCTTGAGACGATTCATCCGGCCGATAGCGCGGTAGACGAACGCTTCCGCCGGGACCGCCGCCAGCGGCTGGCTCATGATCTCGGCGACCGGCCGTTGCATCGCGGGGGCGCCATCCCGGGCCAAGGCGCGCAACACGTCGCGTTCCGTGACAATGCCTGCGTCAGCCGCCCTGATCTCCGGCGCAGACTGCGGCCCGTTGACGTAGACCGCCGAGATCTTCTCGTCTGTCATTCGCGCCAGCGCATCGCCGATCTTGGTATCCGGTGAGACGAAGATCGCGGGCGTCCGCATGATGCCGCGGATGCGATGGCGGAACGCATAGCTGTCGAAACGCTGCAGCGTCTCCTCGGCATCGACGCGGGCCGTGGCGTCGACAGCGTCGATCCAGCCGCTGCGCACCTGATCGTCGAGCACGGCGATAAGTGCGCGACAGGCGCGTTCGGCTTCGGCAACAGTCCGGATGCCGTGCTCACGCAGCTTCGGCACCAGCGCCAGGAATATCCGTGCGGCCATGACCGCATCGCCGAGCGCGGAGTGCCGACCGGCCGTCTCGACGCCGAGCCAGCCTGCGAGCTTCTCCAGCGTGTAACCGGCCAATTCGGGCGCGGCGATCTGCGCCAGCAGCCGGGTATCGAGCGTTCTCGGCCGCGACCACGGAATGCCGGCCAGGTCGCATTCGCGCTTGAGGACCGCCAGATCGAAGCCGACCGTGTGGCCGATCACGACGGATCCGCCGAGAAACGCCTTGAAGCCCGGCCAGACCTCCGCGAACGGCGGCGCCCCCGCGACGATAGCGTCGTCGATGCCATGAATGCGGGTGGCTGCAGCCGGAATCGATTCCCCTGCCGGCCGCAGCAATCGGCGAAACGTATCGCCGGCTGCGAGCTTTCCGGCCGAGAGGCGCACGCCAGCAAGCTCGATCACCCGCGCCTTGCGCGGATCGAGTCCGGTCGTCTCCGTATCGATGACAACGGCGTCGAGCGACAAAAGCAGGGCCCCGCCGGCCGTCCTGTCCATCGACTCCTCCCGCTCGCGCCGCCGCACCCTCCAACATCGCTCGACGGTCCCGGCGTCGGCAGGCTTCGGACGGTCCTATTTCAAAAGCGCACCGATCACCGCGGCCGCATCGATGCGGTCCGCCAATTCGTCATGGATGTTACACAGGCTGACACGCAGGTAGTTGCGCGTGGTCTGGAAATCGCGCCCGCGCAGCTTTTCGTGGATCGGCATCATGGCGAAGTAGCTCTCGGCCAGCGGTTCGGGAATGTCCATCACCCGCTTGGGCGCGTGCCCGCCGACCAGGTCGAGCCGATGCGCCAGTTCGCGCCGCGCCTCCTGCCAGGCGGCCTCGCCGATCGAGGGCGGCACCGGATAGCGGTCGAACACCGAAAGGACGACCGCGATGATCTGGTCGAGCACCGCCCGGCGCTCTTCCCCGGCGTGCGGACGCAATACGACGTCTACCGTCTCGCCGACCATCGACAGCCCGAGCGGAAAGGCCTGCCAGCGAGCGTGTTCGACCGATTTGGCGAAGCCTTCTTCGGCAAACAGCACCTTGGCGTAATGGCCTGCGCGGGCGCGCGAATATTCGTAGATGCCCTTCTGCACGATGAACGCCGACTGCGCATCGACGAAGTCCGCGAGCGCCTCGCGATCGCGAATCGGCGGACGGGGACGAAACAGTTTTTCGAACAGCTTCATTGCATTCCAGTCCCGCGGCCAGCTTGAGGTCAGCTTGTACGAAAAATCCGGTACCTGCAAAGTCCAATGATTCCAATGCAGCATTGTTATTAGCAGGCTCTACCCCCCGAAAGTATTATTAAGGCTGGCCATTCGGGATGTTAGAAGTTCCCATTCCCAAACCGCCAAAAGATCGGTTGGGACAGCGGCAAAGGGGGGACGCCGTACTACGGGATTGCAATCCCCTCGATCATTCAATCCCGGCTTTGCTGACCGGTGTCTTGAGGAGGATACGCAACCGATGGCTGATACTGCAAACCTGAAACAGAGAGAAGAGGCGCACTGGGCGAAGACCTCTCGCCTGATGTTCACGCATCTCGGCGTCTGGTTCTTCTTCGGCTTCGTCATCCACATGTTCGTGAAGCCGCTCAACGCTATCACCATTCCGGTCCTCGGCTTCCCGCTCGGCTTCTACATGGCGGCGCAGGGTTCGCTGATCGTGTTCGTGGTCATGCTGTACATGTTCGCGAGACAGCAAGACAAGATTGACCGCGAATTCGGCTTCGCCGAGGAAGATTGAGGGGATCGACCATGGCTACGAAATCTGCAGGCGGAACGGACTTCCTCAACAACCTGGGCCGGGTCTACGGCATTTACACCGGAGGCTTTCTCGCCTTCGTAATTTTGCTCGCGGTGCTCGAACAGGTCGGGGTCCCTAACAAGATCCTGGGCTACCTCTTCGTGTTCTTTACTCTCGCAGTCTATGCCATCATCGGCATTCTCTCGCGAACGGCGCAGGTCTCCGAATATTACGTCGCCGGCCGCAGCGTGCCCGCATTCTACAACGGCATGGCGACCGGCGCCGACTGGATGTCGGCGGCTTCTTTCGTCGGCATGGCCGGCACCTTGTTCCTGCTCGGCTATGACGGCCTGGCGTGGGTGCTCGGATGGACCGGCGGCTTCGTGCTGGTATCGATCCTGATCGGACCGTACCTGCGCAAGTTCGGCGCCTATACCGTGCCCGACTTCCTGGCATTCCGTTACGGCGGCAACTTTGCCCGCGGTCTCGGCGTGATCGTGCTGGTTGCCTGCTCCTTCACCTACGTGACCGCGCAGATCTACGGCACCGGCCTGATTGCCTCGCGCTTTCTCGGCATGCAGTTCGAAATCGCCGTCTTTGCCGGACTTGTCGGCATTCTGGTCTGCTCGATGCTGGGCGGTATGCGGGCGGTGACCTGGACCCAGGTGGCCCAGTACATCGTGCTGATCATCGCCTATCTGACGCCGATCGTGATCCTGTCCACCAAGAACTACGGCTTCCCGATTCCGGAGCTCACATACGGACAGGCGATCGTTGACATCACCGCGCGCGAGCAGCAAATGCTGGCGACCGGTCTGACGACCGCCGCAGCGCTGAAGCCGCACATTCAGCCCTTCATCAACTACACCCCGCTCAACTTCTTCGCGATCATCATGTGCATGATGGTCGGCACGGCTTCGCTGCCGCACATCCTGATGCGCTACTTCACCACCCCCTCGGTGCGTGAGGCACGTCAGTCGGTCGCGTGGTCGCTGCTGTTCATCTTCCTGCTGTACTTCTCGGCGCCGGCCTATGCGGCGTTCTCCAAGCTGGAGGTGTACACCAACATCATCGGACGGGATCTGTCGGCCATTCGCCCGTGGTTGTTCAACTGGGGTGAACTCGGGCTGATCCAGATCTGCGGCAAGAATGCAAGCAGCATCGATGCGATCGTTGCCGCGTGCAAGGCCATTGCCGATCATCCCGGTGTGGTCCGGCTGCAGGACTTCGTCATCAACACGGACGTGATCGTGCTTTCCACGCCGGAAATCGCGGGACTTCCCTATGTGATCTCGGGCCTCGTGGCCGCTGGCGGTCTCGCCGCAGCGTTGTCGACCGCTGACGGGCTGCTGCTCGCCATCGCAAACGCGCTGTCGCACGACGTCTACTACAAGATGGTCGACCCCAACGCGCCGACGGCGCGCCGGCTGATCGTCGCCCGCGTCCTGCTGCTGATCGTCGCCGTGGTCGCGGCTGCGACGGCTGCCACCAAGCCGGGGGACATCCTGGCCATGGTCGGCTGGGCATTCTCACTGGCGATGGCCGGCAATTTCCCGGCACTTGTGATGGGAGTGTGGTGGAAGCGCACGACGGCGAAAGGCGCAATCTGCGGCAGAATTGCCGGGTTCGGACTGTGCCTGTTCTATCTCGTGGTATCGCGATATTTCCCGGGCGCAGGCGTCAAGTATTTCGGCATGACGTCGCTGCTCAACCCTGCCACGGGAGCGCCGCTGGTCGATATCGCCAAGGCCATGGCGTTGCCAAACGCCATGGAAAGCTTCCCGACGCTCGCGCACCCGCTGGCCAACAAGGTCGGCTGGTTCAACCTGACCAACATCGCCTGCGGCTTGTTGGGCGCTCCGCTCGGCTTCGCTGTCATCTACATCGTCAGCAAGCTCGACAAGGAGCCGTCGGCGGAAATGCAGGCCTATGTCGACGACATCCGGAAGCCGCGAGGCAGGACGGTGCTCGAAGAGAAGACGACCTAGCAGCGCTGCTACACATTTCGGCAAACGGGGCCTCACAAGGCCCCGTTTTGTTTTGGCAAGACCGTGACTGACCCGGCTTGCGGGGAGAACCGCCGCTTGCCATTGTTGCCCGCCGTCGCATCACAATATCGCCGTTCGTCGATTGCTCGAGCAGACCAGGAGAGTCCGACTTTGGGTACTTCAAGTTCGCTGGCCGCTTACTGGTATTTCCACCTGCCGAATTTCGCTCTCGCGGCGCTGATGTACACCATGCTCGGCCGTGTCCTGCTCGGCCTGATGGTCGATGCGGATTCGCCGAACTACATCTGGCGATTTTTCTGCCGGGTCACCGATCCCGTGGTCGCCGTCGTCTCGCTGGTCAGTCCGAAGATTGCCGCTCCGGTCTTGCTGTGGCTTTTCGGCTTTGTCTGGTTGTTCTGGCTGCGTGTCGCGTTTCACTACACGCTGCTGCTGCTCAACCTCGCCCCCCGCATCGGCGGAGCGGCGTCATGAACCGCAATTTCTATTTCATTGGCATCGCGTTCTTCGGAATGATCAACGGCATATTCAACCAGCTCTGGTTGATTTTCGCGCTGCTGTACGTCAAGCCGCTGGCCGGTCCGCTGCTGTTCGGGAACCTGTCGCTGACCTTGATGTTCGCGTCGCTGATGGTTTCGACCGCAACCGTCATCCTGGGCGGAATTCCCGCGGCCATCTACGAGCGGGTTACCGGCGCCTCGGAATCCAACCACGTGTCCCTCTGGATCTGGCTTGCCGGGACGGCGCTCCTGACGCTGCCCGCCGTGGGCAATTTTCTCCAGATCGGCCTCTAGAGCGTTTCCCAGCGAAAGCCTGCCCCGGACTTGATCCGGGGTGAACACCGGTTCGCGCCAAGAAAACGCGTCAAAACAAAAACCTGGAGCCCGGTTCTGATTCAAGCAGAACCGAAAAGGCTCTAGCCGAGGTTGAGGGCGGGAGGCTCAGCCGCTACGCTGAACCGCTTGCTTGCGAACGACGGAGTAGCGCCGGCATGGAAGAGATGCGCCGTCTTGCCTATCAAACGGTGCTGCGCGCTTGCGGCTTTGCGTCGCTTGCGATCTTCTGCGTCATGATCGCCCTGTCGTTCATTCCGCGGGCCGCCTTTCAGGCCGGAGGATTTCTGACCATGGCGATGACGCTCGTCCTTGTCCTGAAGGCGCGCGAAGCCAGAACCAAGGACCATCGCCGGACCGAGATGTGGCTCTATCTGCGCAGGGAAAGCCGCCCGCCCCCAGCAGTCGCGCAGAAGATGATTTCGACGCTCCTGCGAGAGACGTATTTGCTGTGCGCGCGCTGGACCGCCCTCATCTCCATTGTGATGTGGACCGCTGCGCTGTTGTTCTCGGCGATGGGACTTTAGGTAAGACAAAAGCCGCGCCGCAGCCCGGGTCCACTCGGTTTCAATCCACGCTGCCGCCAAACTGCAGCACGATCTCGCGCCGGTGCGGCCGAGCGCGATGCTCGACCAGATAGATCGCCTGCCAGGTACCCAGCGCGAGTGCGCCCTGCAAAACCGGGATATGCAGCGAGGTCGCTGTCAACATGGTCTTGATGTGTGCCGGCATGTCATCCGGCCCCTCGATGTCATGACGCCAGCCGGCGTTTTCCGGCGCAAGCCGGTTCAGTGCGGTGGCCAGGTCGACCAGCACGGTCGGATCGGCATTTTCCTGGATGGTCAGCGACGCCGAGGTGTGACGGATGAACAGCGTCACCGCGCCCTCGCGCGCATGTGCGTCGCGGACGAATTTTGCGACTTCAGCCGTGAGGTCGGTGAAGCCCGCGCCTCGCGTTTGCACGGTCAATTGCGAGGACACGATGGTGGTGGCGCTGACCGTGGACAGGGCAGTGCGGGAAAGGGATTTGGGTGCGGTCATCAAGGGCGATCTTCGTAGGGAGCAAAGGCGCTCTTCGCGCCGTGCCCACCAGTTCTTGCATCGATAATGATGGTGGGCACGCTTCGCTTTGCCCACCCTACATTCGGCGTCTGCTATCAAATCTTGCCGCTGACGTCCCGCTGCAGCCGGTTGGCGATCTCGATCAATCGCTGCCAGGCCCGCTCCAGGAACGACATCATGCGATCCATGTCGCGGTCGCTCGGCAGCGGGATTTCGATCTTGCGCTCGCCCTCGGCAACCTTCGGCTCGCTCTTCTTCAGCGAATCCGATTTCGGCAGCGGCTCCTCGGTCTTGCCGCTCACGGTCGGTTCGCGCGAGGCGAGCTCCGCCTTGAGCCGCTCATTCTCGGCCTGCAGCCGGACAATGTCGGCTTGCTGACGGCCGATTTCCGCGTCCATCGCCGCGCGCTCGTCAGGTACGGCATAGCAGGCCCAGCCCGCACCCGAATTGTTGCAGGTCGAGACTGCGCCGGTTCGGGTATCCAGGCGAAGCACGCCATCGCCTGCCGGCGACAGCGTGTAGCGGCCGTTCTCGGTCTCCGGCATCGGGCCTGCAACCGCCTGACCGGCGCCGGCAAGACAAAGGGCCAGCACAGTGACGCCGGGCAATTTCGAGGACGATTTCGCTCTGCTCATGGGCTTGCTCCCGCCTCAGGACAGTACCGGTTTCCTCGACCGGCGGGGCGCTTTCAAGGCGCCCTTACACTACCGAGTTATAGGGCGCGCGGCCGGACTTCAACGCGTCTCCGAGCAATTCGATGCGGTCCTGCCCCCAAAACACCTCGCCATCCAGCACGTAGACCGGCGAACCGAACACGTCAGCCGAGAGCGCGTCCTGCCGGTTCTGCTCATAGGCTGCGCTAATTTCTTCCGAGCCTGATCGCTCCACCAGTTGCTTGCCGGGCAGCCCCGCTTCATCGGCGAGTTTCGCAATCGTTGCGGGATCGGCGAGGTTGAGCTGCT
This region includes:
- a CDS encoding secondary thiamine-phosphate synthase enzyme YjbQ; the protein is MTAPKSLSRTALSTVSATTIVSSQLTVQTRGAGFTDLTAEVAKFVRDAHAREGAVTLFIRHTSASLTIQENADPTVLVDLATALNRLAPENAGWRHDIEGPDDMPAHIKTMLTATSLHIPVLQGALALGTWQAIYLVEHRARPHRREIVLQFGGSVD
- a CDS encoding DUF4212 domain-containing protein, coding for MADTANLKQREEAHWAKTSRLMFTHLGVWFFFGFVIHMFVKPLNAITIPVLGFPLGFYMAAQGSLIVFVVMLYMFARQQDKIDREFGFAEED
- a CDS encoding helix-turn-helix transcriptional regulator translates to MSQDQDRSQDRILFHLKTRGPQVAADVGSRLDMTPAGARQHLLKLEAAGLVESEDQREGRGRPRKYWRLTQRGHERFPDRHSDLTLDLLQSMRDVFGDEGRERLIEHRERATVASYRKVVGAQGSLRQKLAALARIRSREGYMASVAKDTRDSFLLIENHCPICAAATACQGLCRSELAVFRAVLGTDVTVERIDHILAGARRCAYRITRRQASGGSPRHGP
- a CDS encoding response regulator, whose product is MAAANTHLVIADDHPLFRDALRQAVASVVASAAISEAGTFDELTALLERDSDVDLILLDLTMPGISGFSGLIYLRAQYPAIPVVIVSASDDAGTIRRSLDFGASGFIPKRFGVETLRDAIMKVMEGDVWVPPDTDLSSATDPDMTRLRDRLVTLTPQQVRVLMMLSEGLLNKQIAYELGVSEATIKAHVSAILQKLGVESRTQAVIAAAKISGGQWRQGTPTG
- a CDS encoding DUF294 nucleotidyltransferase-like domain-containing protein, which produces MDRTAGGALLLSLDAVVIDTETTGLDPRKARVIELAGVRLSAGKLAAGDTFRRLLRPAGESIPAAATRIHGIDDAIVAGAPPFAEVWPGFKAFLGGSVVIGHTVGFDLAVLKRECDLAGIPWSRPRTLDTRLLAQIAAPELAGYTLEKLAGWLGVETAGRHSALGDAVMAARIFLALVPKLREHGIRTVAEAERACRALIAVLDDQVRSGWIDAVDATARVDAEETLQRFDSYAFRHRIRGIMRTPAIFVSPDTKIGDALARMTDEKISAVYVNGPQSAPEIRAADAGIVTERDVLRALARDGAPAMQRPVAEIMSQPLAAVPAEAFVYRAIGRMNRLKTRHLGVIDEKGCVIGALSARDLLRLRAGEAISLGDEIDAAADAHALAAAWAKLPRVAELLLAEGLSGRDIAEVISRELGALSRQAAVIAERIMRESGRGGPPCEYALLVLGSAGRGESLLAMDQDNAVIFAQGEPDGEEDRWFAELATHVADILHEVGVPYCKGGVMAKNALWRGSVATWQDRVDKWITRSSPADLLSVDIFFDLRAVHGDGGLAVAVRQAAFAAAEGQVAFIKLLVENVSVPASLKFFGGIRTVAGRIDLKAAGLFGLVAWVRAMAIRYHVMERSTSARLAGVKARVRASESDLDALGEAQGTFLDLILSQQVEDIAHGIRPSNAVAVKRLSGRDLDRLRTALAAVSTIDELGRDLLFRG
- a CDS encoding sodium:solute symporter family protein is translated as MATKSAGGTDFLNNLGRVYGIYTGGFLAFVILLAVLEQVGVPNKILGYLFVFFTLAVYAIIGILSRTAQVSEYYVAGRSVPAFYNGMATGADWMSAASFVGMAGTLFLLGYDGLAWVLGWTGGFVLVSILIGPYLRKFGAYTVPDFLAFRYGGNFARGLGVIVLVACSFTYVTAQIYGTGLIASRFLGMQFEIAVFAGLVGILVCSMLGGMRAVTWTQVAQYIVLIIAYLTPIVILSTKNYGFPIPELTYGQAIVDITAREQQMLATGLTTAAALKPHIQPFINYTPLNFFAIIMCMMVGTASLPHILMRYFTTPSVREARQSVAWSLLFIFLLYFSAPAYAAFSKLEVYTNIIGRDLSAIRPWLFNWGELGLIQICGKNASSIDAIVAACKAIADHPGVVRLQDFVINTDVIVLSTPEIAGLPYVISGLVAAGGLAAALSTADGLLLAIANALSHDVYYKMVDPNAPTARRLIVARVLLLIVAVVAAATAATKPGDILAMVGWAFSLAMAGNFPALVMGVWWKRTTAKGAICGRIAGFGLCLFYLVVSRYFPGAGVKYFGMTSLLNPATGAPLVDIAKAMALPNAMESFPTLAHPLANKVGWFNLTNIACGLLGAPLGFAVIYIVSKLDKEPSAEMQAYVDDIRKPRGRTVLEEKTT
- a CDS encoding HAD family hydrolase, with translation MAGSGRALLFDIDGTLADTDALHLEAFNQVFGPHGHIFDRERASKELMGFSNASISERFLPDHSPERQVAIIAEKEETFRKLASGQIQPLPGLMRLLDRADRTGISMVAVTNAPRLNAEMMLMGLGIMHRFKAVIIGDELAHGKPHPMPYLEGLRAVGAAPGRSLAFEDSRSGVQSASAAGIATIGIRTSLGHDDLIAAGAVCTAESFDDLELIRRVGAAMNW